GTCGAACCGCGTCCAGGTCAATGCGTCGGGATTCTCGTCGACCAGATAGGTCAGGGCCGGTGGTGGGCGATGATCTATCACCTTGCGGTAGGTGTCGACCAAGTCCTTGTTCGAGGACCACCACAATTGCAGGCCGGTGGATGCGTCGAGACCCACCAATACCGAAGGATACGAACCGATCGCGGCGACAACGGTCTGCCCGCCGTCGAACACGTGCAGCGACGTCACGCGCGATTCACCGGGACCGGAGCGTGAATAGTGCCATCGCTCAGCTGAATCGGGGCCGTAGGAGGTGACGCGCCCGTTGCCGTACGTGACGAAGCCACCGGCAATGGGCGCGACGTACCACCCGCTGTGCTCGATCTGATCCCATTTGGTCCAGTCGGACACCTTGAGCGTGAAGCGCTTTATGCCGAGAGTGCCCGGTATGGGGAGATCCGCGGGTGGCGATGATGCAACCGACGCGTCAACGAATCGGCGGTCGTCACCGGTACGGATCGTCAAGTTGGTTGCCGAAGCCGACACCGCGAGCCCGACGAGAATTCCGACGACGACAGGAACACGCCAGCCACGATGGGAGAAGCGGGGGACGGCGAAGCTGCCGATGATCAGTGCGGCCACACCGATCAGCCCCAACCGCCAGGCGGAGAGCGTGACCGGCAACTGGGCCGTGCGTGGATAGAACATCATCCAGCCAACAAACTGACCAAGCCTGTCGGCGTAGAAGGTCATGAACAACAGGACCATCACGCCCACTGCGGCCGGCAAGACCCATGTGCCCGGATGGGTTCTGCCGACGAACCAGGCAATGGCGGTCGTCACCAGTAGCAGGCCGACAAGCCAACAAAGGGCGATCGCGATGCTTCGGGGTGTGTGCGCACCCAGCGATGCTGCTTCGGGCGGCAGGAACTCTTCCCATGCACCGAGCGCTGGCGACGGCTCACCAGCCAGCCAACTCGTCAGGGCCAGGCTCACGGCGCACACGAGGATGGCGAGCGCCAATCCCAGACTTACTGCCGAAATGATGCGAATCAACGATTTCCCCCACGACACGGGAAAAGTGTGCCAGCTCAGCCCGGTAACGTGACGGATATGGCCATGGCCGCGAATCGGGCTGACGTCTTCGTCAAGCGCAACTCGCTGGTGCCGGCCGGGTTCTTCGCTGCGGAGGCGGCCGGGCTCAACTGGCTGGCCGTCGAGGGTGGTGCGCCGTGTGTTGCGGTAATCGATTACGACGCAACCTCATTGACGTTGCAGCGCCTGCGCCCGGTATCGCCGACGGCGCAGGCCGCTCGAATCTTCGGTGAGCAGCTGGCCCACACCCACGATGCGGGTGCATCGGCCTACGGGGCCGGACCAGACGGTCATGACGGACACGGGTTCTTCGGCCCGATGTCACAGCCGTTGCCAATGTCGTTGGCCGGCCACGATTCTTGGGGCACCTTCTACGCCGATGAGCGGCTGCGCCCGATGGGGCAGCTGGCGGCAGGCAGGCTCAGTGCGGGGGCACGCGACGCCATCGCTGCGGTGGCCGACCTCTGCCGCACAGGCGTGTTCGATGATGACGACGGGCCGGCCAGACTGCACGGCGACCTCTGGAGCGGCAACGTGATGTGGACTGCCGACGGCGCGGTGCTCATCGACCCGGCGGCACACGGCGGTCATCGCGAGACCGATCTGGCGATGTTGGAGCTGTTCGGGTTTCCGTTCCTCGATGACGTGCTGGCGACGTACCAGTCGGTGCGGCCGCTGCGGGACGCGTGGCGCGATCGGGTCGACCTGCACCAGCTCTATCCGTTGCTTGCTCACGTGGCGCTGTTCGGCGGCGGTTACGTGGACCAGGCCGAGGCGGCAGCGCGGCGAGTTCTGGCACGCGTCAGCAAACTACGGATCGAGTAGTTCGAGCCGCTCATTGGCGGGTGTCGTCGGCTGCTGGCGCTGGTTGAGGCGGTTTTGGTACCGACCGGAATCAGTTGACAGATCAGCGGACGTCTGACAACGGCAAGGCGTGCGTGCATGGGCATGTAGCAACGTCGCATCTGGCTGCCCGCAACAAAAGCAACGCTTGCCTGTCGCAAGCGTCAATATGCCTCTGGCCAGCGCAGCGCGCATCGGGTCACTTTCAACAAGTTTGCGACAAATTGCGAAGGCGAATAGTGAAATTTTTCCAGCAATGCAGTGATGGAGGTCACAGTAGTGTTACGTTGCCTGAGATCAACCTGAGAAACCGGCCGAAAGGACTGGTCAGATGGCAGTTCAACACCGTAGGCAGCGGAGGCGCGTCAAGAGGGTTGCGACCCTCGGGGCGGCAACCGCAACAGTCACCGCGCTTACGGTGGGCGTTGCCCCGCCGTCGGCTCAGGCCGCGGCGGTCCAGCGCGATCTACGGTTGCAATCCGGGGTCCAGATCTTCCCGCCGCCCGACCAGATTCCGGACCTCACGGGCGGCTTCGGAACTCAGGCCTACAACCAGTTCCAAACCGTCGGCGCCCAGCTCCAGACCGCGTTCGTCAACACCTTCAACCTGGCCGCACTCCTGCAGGCGGCAGGGATCGATCCGACGACCGCGATCGAGGATCCGATCAATGACGCGTTGGGTGGGGCGCTCGGCGGCGCGCTGAACGGATTGCCCATTGACGTGGGCGAGCTTCTCGGCATCGACCTGAATGACCCGCTGTCGTCGGCCGGGATCAACCTGATCACGGCCGGTGGACCGTTCACGCTCCTGAAGATGCTTGGCGTCGATCTGGGGTGGACGCCGTCCTTCCCGAACTCGGTGGCCGACGAGATCAACAACACGCCGTACCTCGATATCAGCCTTGAGTCGATCTTTGAGGCGCTCGGTCTCCCCACGGAGGGCCCTGGCCTCATCCCAATCAAAGCCGCGTTCAAGCTGCTCACCGGTATGGACCTGCCGGCGATGGACACGAATGTCGCCGATGTTCGAATCCCTATCGTGGCGGGCTGGGGCTTCGGTGCCTTCGCGGCCGGTGCGGCGTATCAGCAGGTGGTCGACGATCTGCCGAATCA
Above is a window of Mycolicibacterium boenickei DNA encoding:
- a CDS encoding outer membrane protein assembly factor BamB family protein; translated protein: MSLALTSWLAGEPSPALGAWEEFLPPEAASLGAHTPRSIAIALCWLVGLLLVTTAIAWFVGRTHPGTWVLPAAVGVMVLLFMTFYADRLGQFVGWMMFYPRTAQLPVTLSAWRLGLIGVAALIIGSFAVPRFSHRGWRVPVVVGILVGLAVSASATNLTIRTGDDRRFVDASVASSPPADLPIPGTLGIKRFTLKVSDWTKWDQIEHSGWYVAPIAGGFVTYGNGRVTSYGPDSAERWHYSRSGPGESRVTSLHVFDGGQTVVAAIGSYPSVLVGLDASTGLQLWWSSNKDLVDTYRKVIDHRPPPALTYLVDENPDALTWTRFDTRTGTPLWTAPVPGSRCRSWGRGNARFLQSAERCPGNGGMDVQFAVADPDTGTTAWEATVLHGLPYTAEDFKNHRVAMSTSHAGDGAAILTVGPDGEERRSVFINAARRSYEGLGSPAYPILTTDGSDEFLTDDNDRATLRSPDGREQCSFDDRPASATGRMSPDGMALILDRQVVFGTYDGLVSFDRGTCARAGNVPTSSHAAALMAAPGVNLVVRTDDTGTWVDGYA
- a CDS encoding fructosamine kinase family protein — protein: MTDMAMAANRADVFVKRNSLVPAGFFAAEAAGLNWLAVEGGAPCVAVIDYDATSLTLQRLRPVSPTAQAARIFGEQLAHTHDAGASAYGAGPDGHDGHGFFGPMSQPLPMSLAGHDSWGTFYADERLRPMGQLAAGRLSAGARDAIAAVADLCRTGVFDDDDGPARLHGDLWSGNVMWTADGAVLIDPAAHGGHRETDLAMLELFGFPFLDDVLATYQSVRPLRDAWRDRVDLHQLYPLLAHVALFGGGYVDQAEAAARRVLARVSKLRIE